The Pseudomonas allokribbensis genome has a window encoding:
- the cobJ gene encoding precorrin-3B C(17)-methyltransferase, with the protein MTHSTPAIVILGQGALATARRLQQVYPAAQILGLKGRVEGADLTYSEFGATLRELYQQDTPIIALCAAGIVIRTLAPLLLEKGVEPPVLAVAEDGSAVVPLLGGLGGVNVMAREMAAALEVAAAITTSGELRFGTCLLNPPGGYALGDLEQGKRFVSDLLAGHSVRIDGAAPWLEQAQLPEDPQAQRSIHVGSDARVASASELLIYPRSVAVAVGADVADLPDAIRNALRQAGVAIQSLACLVAADVQMASPALREAALELAVPLRFVAPASDIAELASHAVPDARIITTSHDIAIAVAEQPLDVSQVGRPRGRLAVIGLGPGAAELMVPAVKAELARATDVLGYETYVRMAGPFRDDQVQHCTDNREEMQRARHAFRLAAQGRSVIVVSSGDPGVFAMAAAVLEALHESTDPAWHSVDLEILPGVSASFATAAQAGAPLGHDFCVMSLSDNLKPWSIIERRLDLAAEADLALAFYNPISRARPWQLGRALEIVAQHRTPQTPVVLGRDIGRPGQTLRVTTLGALTPDQVDMRTMVLIGSSTTCTFPRTEGGEWVYTPRWYGEKPAG; encoded by the coding sequence ATGACCCATTCCACACCGGCCATCGTCATTCTCGGCCAGGGCGCGCTGGCCACGGCCCGTCGCCTTCAGCAGGTCTATCCGGCTGCGCAGATCCTCGGGCTCAAAGGACGTGTCGAAGGGGCTGATCTGACTTACAGCGAGTTCGGCGCAACGCTGCGCGAGCTGTATCAACAAGACACGCCGATTATCGCTCTGTGTGCGGCCGGCATTGTCATCCGCACACTGGCGCCACTGCTGCTGGAAAAAGGCGTCGAGCCACCGGTGCTCGCCGTAGCTGAGGATGGCAGCGCCGTGGTGCCGCTGCTCGGCGGCCTGGGCGGGGTGAATGTCATGGCCCGTGAGATGGCGGCTGCACTTGAAGTGGCAGCGGCGATCACCACCAGCGGCGAATTGCGCTTTGGCACCTGCCTGCTCAACCCGCCCGGCGGTTATGCCCTCGGCGATCTGGAGCAGGGCAAGCGCTTTGTGTCCGATCTGCTTGCCGGCCACAGCGTGCGCATCGATGGCGCCGCGCCTTGGCTTGAGCAGGCGCAACTGCCGGAAGATCCGCAGGCGCAGCGCTCGATTCACGTCGGCAGCGATGCCCGCGTGGCGAGCGCCAGTGAGTTGCTGATTTATCCGCGCAGCGTGGCGGTGGCGGTCGGTGCCGATGTGGCCGACCTGCCGGATGCGATTCGCAATGCGTTGCGGCAGGCCGGTGTGGCGATTCAATCGCTGGCCTGTCTGGTGGCGGCTGACGTTCAGATGGCCAGCCCGGCATTGCGTGAAGCTGCGCTTGAATTGGCGGTGCCGCTACGTTTTGTTGCGCCAGCGAGTGACATCGCGGAGCTGGCAAGCCATGCCGTCCCAGACGCTCGAATCATCACAACATCCCACGACATTGCCATCGCCGTGGCCGAACAGCCGCTGGATGTTTCGCAGGTCGGTCGTCCGCGCGGACGTCTGGCCGTCATCGGTCTCGGGCCGGGTGCCGCCGAGTTGATGGTGCCAGCGGTGAAAGCAGAATTGGCTCGGGCTACCGATGTGCTGGGTTACGAAACCTATGTGCGCATGGCCGGCCCGTTCCGCGACGATCAAGTGCAGCACTGCACCGATAACCGCGAAGAAATGCAGCGCGCTCGCCATGCCTTCAGACTGGCCGCTCAGGGCCGTTCGGTGATTGTGGTTTCGTCCGGTGATCCGGGCGTGTTCGCCATGGCGGCGGCGGTGCTTGAGGCGTTGCACGAGTCGACGGATCCGGCGTGGCACAGCGTCGATCTGGAAATCCTGCCGGGTGTTTCCGCGTCGTTCGCCACCGCCGCTCAGGCCGGTGCACCACTGGGCCACGACTTCTGCGTGATGTCGCTGTCGGACAACCTCAAGCCGTGGTCGATCATCGAGAGGCGTCTGGATCTCGCTGCCGAAGCGGATCTGGCGTTGGCGTTCTACAACCCGATCTCCCGCGCCCGTCCGTGGCAACTGGGGCGAGCGCTGGAAATCGTCGCGCAACACCGCACACCGCAAACGCCGGTAGTGCTGGGGCGCGATATCGGCCGGCCGGGGCAGACACTGCGAGTGACGACGTTGGGCGCGCTGACACCGGATCAGGTCGACATGCGCACGATGGTGCTGATCGGCTCGTCCACCACCTGCACTTTCCCTCGCACCGAGGGCGGGGAGTGGGTATATACACCGCGTTGGTACGGGGAAAAGCCGGCCGGATAA
- a CDS encoding TcdA/TcdB pore-forming domain-containing protein, with amino-acid sequence MQDAKVKVVDGEYVNFVNLFKLTDLEQALSPYKNTRQYDAVIRYYFACIGLLDSPRLQHPLALFRQALGELGQRRVRREVEQDPAPSPDNEAAPGLTQILGRVGNFEARLQYGIELMKIPATQVPKILHFVWLGGGIGEIQRDYINVWKQVLAGQGYQINVWYDSDGLLAWQANRLMVEAAKADAMERGGVDSISDKVLGEMYVARAIALKQQMSEHIDAAVARGESADEARLQLLSRAYGQNVQDLRKLKAKNRESIDALVGGDIRVRDLAGSEIPLKLRDIYQREMRMRGNLAAASDIVRAEVLHFEGGSYSDVDNLPPMLKVIAGVDISDFGEDARLGVLQLMLDQNPDWMPGRQALRGRYRDKLLQIPEEHRAVLQAFAKSRPPLTQVFQPPQDLLVRPYALRAVAKGNTISNAYMMAHAGSSVLESVLQRFRFNYELIDDTARLATDRGISLQEHEAMDTLAGEVLEKSYGPLFDLPGMEAIFASYLANAAAGYHNEGIRPKNEGTIYLTGPVAIKDGTGDFEKAFLTPEGARASRREMAIESLQTVNQLTEEELDHSWKENETDTQKWLETEQQRWRDGQYKTRYAGNIEELLKQTTVEFELGWPRVEGRHVLNTELLQRMAERLGETFTKAMMSGHDGKVVFAERLPLSFDDRQAIRNQDTRLRPPAFPKSPIAQNLALDELLIGLGAGSWQLAQLNPLQRLTLGALVGIESLDSQSFSALSGALDNLINSVSERGTSGRYAVIEQHLYQRRAPAFLAGMASVADGLPANSASALSLKKNALANAVTLFDWGRQVAQIQRVATREHREKVQERVEQVLNQFEAGTAKLVPQDLLMHGTGDTAGGRCFPLVLAMSAALTQGEVATRQLRERFFLTVLEPGQSDSTAFLGALEAMRGMNAAEVGTALGRVDLDTVVATLEASAGPRTLMLNSDNHSMLVARTVSGATDAYHFYDPNFGLFEFDSPATFKMALKQFFKDTDMAQHYAVYGKAGRPLFDLIDVQGEQVAGLELSSGFKVAQLLKDDPLPDKPFRPIRQRVNSAHGQSLMANSRLGSALLSSDNHWWAEQIAEATSRLQEGHDSVTPLVPLFDSLEVTPEGGYRVNMIDPQSGESVAMVTSRDDRLLRIRSYLTDLFSTLGRKRATGAVVDPTEAAAVHTLNAGFAVQALMNALRGREGDERTLTTAVQWHAYVNYAQLVHGNVVDVAGLISLVQAALRDEKLIARTSAKVVGEVLEPLTGRTLGAVAGHVANEGVGAVLGLANVGFDIYQLANARNDVEIATYATQLTFDASSLALTGAGLGTALAGAGTAAAVLGGAGVILGGLAVGVAALAQNFATIAEEAKAVGLFFAELEQAHHSAGYRYNGEQGTWLPRPSLIINGLDLSSGKLLLDSTRLYPLHDHFGVPEFEVDYSRAINLSKELGYPAEMKFSPPAEQTIVLPCTPLTCYRYEYQILPFASQRHDKGFDIARRLEKKKADGQWLFLFSFYSFPSHYIVHRLYPDYRPTEISVTLDGQARKLVVPVIPKPWHEQISYRIQGGGGTCTLVLNPGVNLELVSVGIQQNRWIIVAPWAGEKDITFGKDEQFSVRGCQFKVTAAIAPEISLLIENGRIFRVAGAKRNELELLQEQASKGLDGQILQDHLQDLARAHRLALRYTPIHDYLIPFENIKVPRYTNGWYDAAEDRILYIRNDEVFDDKGLLSLVVGGSAFFHDPDGFDVCQVDAGTGLLSHRYRLMLRFKGVGTIRSVEADGQGVVHVVQEYAREDGTLERLNYLIHEGLLWLSSVTRGHEPTFETLLDDSTPLAAWTPILGEWVVPKPVHVDKGYATVDWQFAPYVSICWKVEENARDMAWIRTRDNLIVRPVPRRRHARGWPDSVQNLNELMLLTLADDVDVFVIYDRPLQNLCRVQRTAEEGKGQWSHRWVQPEGLKQVTAEHKGYQARTEDGLSFEIGTDGEVRFAGLAEPWLKGRGQWWLALEVVARQYTAEQFAIVGIANAAGDARLHAWYVGGRLLLCEAQQTQLRLLGMTPDNQSAWLFEPESGEVWRQTFIDSGQLDQAFGKGTQLLQASLLPKPERQWTAWRFADVRIDGAGLVGTTREGVVLQLEHQVPPLIIGVQHDWLAAHGDNLIGNLQALLANEAHRPFISIAAQDASVQWYIADSARLIQIPAADLPEDFELLGTRRNTDVLLHKPQERVVQGYPSLRQIKPLDYVQRTGEVLVLEGRVDAYDLLPLVPDDVRTLVLRVGRGSMKWHVTEALMRKLDSLVVDCRYPLVGFPLVMSRLILTMTDPHKLEVGMVEEHLVLIDPDSEHCVLVRNADAHDPSLRGDAMLEVKGLRPCQVSTLVRWLKARKNETESMTLKALIDQAGAEKTVESAG; translated from the coding sequence ATGCAAGATGCAAAAGTTAAAGTCGTTGATGGTGAATATGTAAATTTCGTCAATTTGTTCAAGTTGACAGACCTTGAGCAGGCACTGTCGCCGTACAAGAACACCCGACAATATGATGCCGTTATCCGTTATTACTTTGCCTGCATCGGCCTGCTCGATTCACCGCGGCTGCAGCATCCTCTGGCGCTGTTCAGACAGGCGTTGGGAGAGTTGGGTCAGCGTCGTGTACGTCGCGAAGTGGAGCAGGATCCCGCGCCGAGCCCCGATAACGAGGCAGCTCCCGGTCTGACGCAAATCCTTGGACGAGTGGGCAATTTCGAAGCACGGCTGCAATACGGCATCGAACTGATGAAAATACCGGCGACGCAAGTTCCGAAGATACTGCATTTCGTCTGGCTTGGTGGCGGGATCGGCGAGATCCAGCGTGATTACATCAATGTCTGGAAACAGGTGCTGGCCGGTCAGGGTTACCAGATAAACGTCTGGTATGACAGTGATGGGTTGCTGGCCTGGCAGGCCAATCGCTTGATGGTCGAGGCGGCCAAGGCGGACGCTATGGAGCGGGGAGGCGTCGACAGCATCTCCGATAAGGTTTTGGGCGAGATGTATGTCGCCCGCGCTATCGCTTTGAAGCAACAGATGAGCGAACACATTGATGCGGCGGTTGCGAGAGGCGAATCCGCCGATGAAGCAAGGTTGCAGTTGTTGAGCCGTGCTTATGGGCAGAACGTTCAGGATTTAAGGAAGTTGAAAGCGAAGAACCGTGAAAGTATCGATGCGCTGGTCGGAGGTGACATTCGAGTGCGCGATCTGGCGGGGTCGGAAATACCTTTGAAGTTGCGGGATATTTACCAGCGGGAAATGCGTATGCGGGGCAACCTGGCGGCTGCGTCGGATATCGTAAGAGCAGAGGTCTTGCACTTCGAAGGTGGCAGTTACAGCGATGTGGATAACTTGCCGCCGATGCTGAAGGTAATCGCAGGTGTCGATATCAGCGACTTTGGTGAGGATGCGCGACTCGGCGTTTTGCAGTTGATGCTGGATCAGAACCCTGACTGGATGCCAGGTCGACAAGCGTTGCGGGGGCGATACAGAGACAAACTGTTGCAAATACCCGAAGAGCATCGCGCGGTACTGCAAGCGTTTGCCAAAAGCCGGCCGCCTTTGACCCAGGTGTTTCAGCCTCCGCAGGATCTGCTTGTCCGTCCCTACGCTTTGCGCGCGGTGGCAAAGGGAAACACGATCAGCAATGCCTACATGATGGCTCATGCCGGCTCGTCGGTACTTGAGTCCGTGCTTCAGCGCTTCAGGTTCAACTATGAGCTGATCGATGACACTGCACGGTTGGCGACTGATAGAGGTATCAGTCTTCAAGAGCATGAAGCCATGGATACACTGGCTGGTGAAGTGCTGGAAAAGTCTTACGGGCCTTTGTTTGACTTGCCCGGAATGGAAGCCATCTTTGCGTCTTATCTGGCGAATGCCGCAGCCGGATACCACAACGAAGGTATCCGACCAAAAAATGAGGGGACGATCTATTTGACCGGACCGGTCGCGATCAAGGATGGCACCGGCGATTTCGAAAAGGCATTTTTAACACCCGAGGGCGCGCGAGCGTCACGGCGGGAAATGGCCATCGAATCTCTGCAGACGGTTAATCAGCTCACTGAAGAGGAGCTGGATCACTCCTGGAAAGAAAACGAAACCGATACTCAGAAGTGGCTCGAGACTGAGCAGCAACGCTGGCGCGATGGCCAATACAAGACCCGCTACGCCGGGAACATCGAGGAGTTGCTGAAGCAGACGACCGTTGAGTTCGAACTCGGCTGGCCACGGGTCGAAGGACGCCATGTCCTGAATACCGAGTTGTTGCAGCGCATGGCCGAGCGCCTCGGTGAGACGTTTACCAAGGCGATGATGAGCGGCCACGATGGCAAGGTTGTGTTCGCTGAAAGGTTGCCGCTGAGCTTCGATGATCGTCAGGCCATCCGCAATCAGGACACTCGCCTGCGGCCACCGGCATTCCCGAAAAGTCCGATCGCCCAGAATCTCGCGCTGGATGAACTGTTGATCGGTCTGGGCGCCGGCTCCTGGCAACTTGCGCAGCTCAACCCGTTGCAGCGTTTGACGCTTGGGGCGTTGGTGGGCATCGAGTCACTGGACAGTCAGAGCTTTTCCGCCCTGAGCGGTGCGCTGGACAATCTGATCAACAGCGTCAGCGAGCGGGGGACGTCCGGGCGTTACGCAGTGATCGAGCAGCATCTCTATCAGCGTCGGGCGCCCGCGTTTCTGGCAGGGATGGCGAGTGTCGCGGATGGCTTGCCGGCGAACTCGGCCAGCGCACTGAGCCTGAAGAAAAACGCGCTGGCCAACGCCGTGACGCTGTTTGACTGGGGGCGTCAGGTGGCGCAGATCCAGCGAGTCGCGACGCGGGAACACCGTGAAAAGGTTCAGGAACGGGTGGAGCAAGTGCTGAACCAGTTCGAGGCCGGAACCGCCAAACTGGTGCCTCAAGATCTTTTGATGCATGGAACAGGTGACACGGCTGGCGGACGTTGCTTTCCGCTGGTGTTGGCGATGAGTGCCGCCCTCACGCAGGGCGAGGTAGCGACCCGACAATTGCGCGAGCGGTTTTTCCTGACGGTACTTGAACCGGGGCAATCGGACTCGACGGCGTTTCTGGGGGCACTGGAGGCAATGCGTGGCATGAATGCCGCAGAGGTCGGCACGGCGTTGGGGCGGGTCGATCTGGACACGGTGGTCGCGACCCTCGAGGCGTCCGCCGGCCCCCGAACCCTGATGCTCAACTCGGACAACCACTCGATGCTGGTGGCCCGGACAGTGAGTGGGGCGACAGACGCTTACCACTTTTATGATCCGAACTTCGGCCTGTTCGAATTCGACAGTCCCGCGACCTTCAAAATGGCCCTGAAGCAATTTTTCAAGGACACGGACATGGCTCAACACTACGCCGTGTATGGCAAGGCTGGCAGGCCGCTGTTCGATCTGATCGATGTCCAGGGGGAGCAGGTTGCCGGTCTGGAGCTGTCGAGCGGCTTCAAGGTGGCTCAGTTGCTCAAGGATGACCCACTGCCGGACAAACCGTTCAGGCCCATTCGCCAGAGGGTGAACAGTGCTCACGGCCAGTCGCTGATGGCGAATTCGCGCCTGGGCAGTGCGCTGCTGTCTTCAGACAATCACTGGTGGGCGGAGCAGATCGCTGAGGCAACTTCGCGCTTGCAGGAGGGCCATGATTCGGTCACTCCATTGGTGCCATTGTTCGATTCGCTGGAGGTGACGCCCGAGGGCGGCTATCGGGTGAACATGATCGATCCGCAGAGTGGCGAGTCGGTGGCCATGGTCACCAGCCGAGATGATCGCCTGTTGCGAATCAGGAGCTACCTGACTGACCTGTTCTCGACCCTGGGGCGCAAACGTGCGACCGGCGCGGTGGTGGATCCGACCGAGGCGGCAGCGGTGCACACGCTCAATGCCGGGTTTGCGGTGCAGGCACTGATGAATGCGTTGCGCGGGCGTGAAGGCGACGAGCGCACATTGACCACTGCGGTGCAGTGGCATGCCTACGTCAACTACGCACAACTGGTGCATGGCAATGTGGTCGATGTGGCAGGGCTGATCAGTCTGGTGCAAGCCGCGTTGCGCGATGAAAAACTGATTGCCCGCACCAGTGCGAAGGTGGTCGGCGAAGTACTTGAGCCATTGACCGGCAGAACCCTCGGCGCAGTGGCCGGACATGTCGCCAACGAGGGCGTCGGTGCCGTGCTGGGTCTGGCCAATGTTGGCTTCGATATCTATCAGTTGGCGAATGCCCGTAACGATGTCGAAATCGCGACCTACGCCACTCAACTGACATTCGACGCCAGCAGTCTGGCCCTGACGGGGGCGGGACTTGGAACAGCGCTCGCCGGCGCGGGTACGGCGGCTGCGGTGCTGGGCGGCGCCGGGGTAATTCTGGGGGGCCTGGCGGTCGGCGTGGCTGCGTTGGCGCAGAACTTCGCAACCATCGCAGAAGAAGCGAAAGCGGTCGGGCTGTTTTTCGCGGAACTGGAGCAGGCGCATCACAGTGCCGGGTATCGCTATAACGGCGAGCAAGGTACCTGGTTGCCGCGTCCGTCGCTGATTATCAACGGTCTGGATCTGAGCAGCGGCAAACTGTTGCTCGATAGCACTCGCCTGTACCCGCTGCACGATCATTTCGGCGTACCGGAATTCGAGGTCGACTACTCACGCGCCATCAACCTGAGCAAGGAGCTGGGTTACCCCGCCGAGATGAAGTTCTCGCCACCGGCCGAGCAAACCATTGTCCTGCCATGCACGCCGCTTACCTGCTACCGCTACGAGTACCAGATCCTGCCGTTTGCATCGCAACGCCACGATAAGGGCTTCGACATCGCGCGGCGTCTGGAGAAGAAAAAAGCAGACGGTCAGTGGCTGTTCCTGTTTTCGTTCTACTCGTTTCCCAGCCACTACATCGTCCATCGGCTGTACCCCGATTACCGGCCAACCGAGATCAGCGTCACACTCGATGGGCAGGCGCGCAAACTGGTTGTGCCGGTAATTCCCAAGCCTTGGCACGAGCAAATCAGCTATCGGATTCAGGGGGGCGGCGGCACCTGCACATTGGTGCTCAACCCCGGTGTAAACCTTGAGCTGGTGTCAGTGGGCATTCAACAGAATCGCTGGATCATCGTCGCCCCCTGGGCCGGCGAGAAGGACATTACGTTCGGCAAGGACGAGCAGTTCAGTGTCAGGGGCTGCCAGTTCAAGGTGACGGCGGCCATTGCGCCGGAAATCTCCCTGCTGATCGAAAATGGCCGGATCTTCAGGGTCGCCGGCGCCAAACGCAATGAGCTGGAGCTGCTGCAAGAACAGGCGTCCAAAGGGCTGGACGGGCAGATCCTGCAGGATCATCTACAAGATCTTGCGCGGGCACATCGATTGGCGCTGCGTTATACGCCGATCCACGACTATCTGATTCCGTTCGAAAACATCAAGGTTCCACGCTACACCAATGGCTGGTACGACGCTGCGGAAGACCGGATCCTCTACATTCGCAACGACGAGGTGTTCGATGATAAGGGGCTGTTGTCGCTGGTGGTCGGCGGCTCGGCGTTTTTCCATGATCCGGACGGATTCGATGTGTGTCAGGTCGATGCCGGCACGGGGCTGCTCAGTCATCGTTATCGTTTGATGTTGCGGTTCAAGGGTGTTGGCACAATTCGCAGCGTCGAAGCCGATGGGCAGGGTGTCGTGCATGTGGTGCAGGAGTATGCCCGTGAAGACGGCACGCTTGAGCGCCTCAATTACCTGATTCACGAAGGCTTGCTGTGGCTGAGTTCGGTTACCCGCGGACATGAGCCGACCTTCGAAACGTTGCTCGATGACAGCACTCCCTTGGCCGCCTGGACGCCGATACTGGGCGAGTGGGTGGTGCCCAAACCGGTCCACGTTGACAAGGGTTATGCCACGGTCGACTGGCAGTTCGCGCCTTACGTTTCGATCTGCTGGAAGGTCGAAGAGAATGCCCGGGACATGGCCTGGATTCGTACCCGTGACAATCTGATCGTGCGGCCGGTACCGCGTCGTCGTCATGCACGCGGCTGGCCCGACTCGGTCCAGAACCTGAACGAGTTGATGCTGCTGACGCTGGCTGATGACGTCGACGTGTTTGTCATCTACGACCGCCCGCTTCAGAACCTGTGCCGGGTGCAGCGCACAGCGGAGGAAGGGAAGGGCCAATGGTCGCACCGCTGGGTGCAACCTGAGGGCCTGAAGCAGGTGACTGCTGAGCACAAGGGTTATCAGGCGCGGACCGAGGACGGGTTGTCGTTCGAGATCGGTACCGACGGCGAAGTGCGTTTTGCGGGTCTGGCCGAACCGTGGCTCAAGGGACGAGGGCAATGGTGGCTGGCGCTCGAAGTGGTGGCCCGGCAATACACCGCTGAACAGTTCGCGATTGTCGGCATTGCCAACGCCGCGGGCGATGCACGCTTGCACGCCTGGTACGTGGGTGGCCGCCTGCTGCTGTGTGAGGCGCAACAGACGCAGCTCCGACTGCTCGGCATGACGCCGGACAATCAATCGGCATGGCTGTTCGAACCCGAAAGCGGCGAAGTCTGGCGCCAGACCTTTATCGATAGTGGACAACTCGACCAGGCCTTCGGAAAAGGTACGCAATTGTTACAAGCCTCCTTGCTGCCCAAACCCGAACGACAGTGGACTGCCTGGCGTTTTGCCGATGTGCGGATCGACGGTGCCGGTCTTGTGGGCACGACGCGGGAGGGGGTGGTGCTGCAACTGGAACATCAGGTCCCCCCGTTGATCATCGGCGTGCAGCATGATTGGCTGGCGGCCCATGGCGACAATCTGATCGGCAACTTGCAGGCCTTGCTGGCGAACGAGGCGCATCGTCCGTTCATTTCGATCGCTGCGCAGGACGCCAGTGTTCAGTGGTACATCGCCGACAGCGCACGGCTGATCCAGATCCCCGCTGCCGATTTACCGGAGGATTTCGAGCTGCTCGGAACCCGGCGAAATACCGATGTCCTGCTACATAAGCCGCAGGAGCGGGTCGTTCAGGGCTACCCGAGCTTGCGTCAGATCAAGCCGCTGGATTATGTCCAGCGCACGGGGGAGGTACTGGTGCTTGAAGGGCGGGTGGATGCCTACGATCTGCTGCCGCTGGTGCCGGACGATGTGCGCACACTGGTTCTGCGGGTGGGACGCGGTTCGATGAAATGGCATGTGACCGAGGCGCTCATGCGCAAGCTCGATTCGCTGGTGGTGGATTGCCGTTATCCGCTGGTGGGTTTTCCGCTGGTCATGAGTCGCTTGATCCTGACCATGACAGATCCGCACAAGCTCGAAGTGGGGATGGTCGAGGAGCATCTGGTGCTGATCGATCCCGACAGTGAGCACTGTGTGCTGGTGCGCAATGCGGATGCGCATGATCCATCGCTGCGTGGCGATGCCATGCTTGAGGTCAAGGGTCTGCGTCCGTGCCAGGTGTCGACCCTGGTGCGCTGGCTGAAGGCGCGCAAGAATGAAACCGAAAGCATGACGTTGAAAGCCTTGATCGATCAGGCTGGCGCGGAGAAAACTGTCGAGTCTGCCGGTTGA
- a CDS encoding MarC family protein, whose amino-acid sequence MLHVLFSVYLKMLVLYSPFFVLSCFISLTRGYSRKEQRRLAWKVAIATLVSSVLLYLFGRVIFDVFGITVDAFRIGAGSVLFISALGMAQGKSAVQTDNVQQDVTIVPLTIPLTVGPGTIGALLVMGVSQPHWDDKLIAIMSIALASFTVGVVLYLSNRIERILGDQGLQIVSRLMGLFVCALAAQIIFTGVKGYLVP is encoded by the coding sequence ATGCTCCATGTGTTGTTCAGCGTTTACCTGAAGATGCTGGTGCTCTACAGCCCGTTCTTCGTGTTGTCCTGCTTCATCAGCCTGACCCGGGGGTATTCGCGCAAGGAACAACGGCGCCTGGCCTGGAAAGTAGCGATCGCCACCCTGGTGTCGAGCGTGTTGCTGTATCTGTTCGGACGGGTGATCTTCGACGTGTTCGGCATCACCGTGGATGCGTTCCGCATCGGTGCCGGCAGCGTGCTGTTCATCTCGGCGCTGGGCATGGCGCAGGGCAAGTCGGCGGTGCAGACCGACAACGTGCAGCAGGATGTAACGATTGTTCCGCTGACCATTCCACTGACCGTCGGCCCCGGCACCATCGGTGCATTGCTGGTGATGGGCGTCAGCCAGCCGCACTGGGATGACAAGCTGATCGCGATCATGAGTATCGCCCTCGCCAGTTTCACGGTTGGAGTGGTGCTTTACCTGTCGAACCGCATCGAGCGGATTCTCGGCGACCAGGGCCTGCAGATCGTCAGCCGCCTGATGGGGTTGTTCGTATGTGCGCTGGCGGCGCAGATCATCTTCACCGGAGTCAAAGGCTACCTGGTGCCTTGA